A genomic region of Papaver somniferum cultivar HN1 chromosome 7, ASM357369v1, whole genome shotgun sequence contains the following coding sequences:
- the LOC113295014 gene encoding uncharacterized protein LOC113295014, producing MASTATQEDFDAAITKLTTLITASTNYSNTTNASNTTNASITTINTNIATVSDNLTKLEKTCFTQYESSEKKFEDIHLILDKFVTTLKIEDEETLKLLAEAKKPSSSKKNLLVHNDDIPDEIIEDEDIQEEHQEKIWTEDKRLKSSQNPYSSLPEYKLKADIPSFNGSFRIEELLDWFYEVEAFFQFMEIPDHSKVRLVAYKLKGGDVAWWERLCDDRINTSKPPIQEKLVARFVEGLNTLIQKGMVQSVFTMVEAIQQAIKIERRLLRSTKISQPRQSRYQGNYIPNTSSPNFYQEATPMYYSKSSYQDDSSHAYRKQASTTPYTPPPLNTAPILPTPMEIQAVQQTQVQQNRAAATSGNRFPSRNQQQFPPQQQSNNSYAKFLGDKCNKCLQPGHTSSECRKINAFIGDTQFINEVNADFNEPEEEDSPETQDEDEFVVHPHPAPYSVGWVNKSTTQDITHQCYVTFKFEDIREFCEDKTSDIVATIVRSLQQKHSLNSHEETKPMIELPEKVQPLLTHYSVLFPAELPTSLPPLRDIQHCLDFIPGASLPNQAHYRLSPTEHEILQGQVNDLLQKGLIRPSNSPCGIPAFLVSKKDGGWRICLDCRTLNQFTIPYRFTIPRIDDMIYLLSGSIIFTKLDLRSGYHQIRVREGDEWKTTFKTREGLYEWLVMPFGLSNAPSTFIRFVKNFSSVFAPLTDCLKKEKFEWTEAMNISFNTLKEKLCTAPILVLPNFDKPFEIDCDASIIGIGAALKQWHTYLIHREFVVNTDNHALKYLNTSAKFNRMHDRWLATINKYTFSVKHKSGKLNQVADALSRRSHLLVTIRNESFAFYYIKDIYPEDEDFSKLWNLCSSQSHEVDDFLNQDGFLFKGNRLCIPQGFFMFTSYT from the exons ATGGCTAGCACCGCTACTCAAGAGGATTTTGACGCTGCCATCACCAAGCTTACCACTCTTATTACTGCAAGTACTAACTATAGTAATACTACTAATGCTAGTAATACTACTAATGCTAGTATAACTACAATTAATACAAATATTGCTACGGTTTCAGATAACCTAACAAAGCTTGAGAAAACTTGCTTTACTCAGTATGAAAGTTCTGAAAAGAAATTTGAAGATATTCATCTGATTCTCGACAAGTTTGTAACTACtcttaagattgaagatgaagaaacctTAAAGCTACTGGCTGAAGCTAAGAAACCTTCATCATCAAAGAAGAATTTGCTTGTTCACAACGATGATATTCCTGATGAAATCAt tgaagatgaagatattcaaGAAGAACATCAAGAAAAAATTTGGACTGAAGATAAAAGGCTTAAGTCTTCACAAAACCCTTACAGTTCTTTGCCTGAATACAAATTAAAGGCTGATATTCCTAGTTTTAATGGTAGTTTCAGAATTGAAGAGCTTTtagattggttttatgaagttgaaGCTTTCTTTCAATTTATGGAGATTCCAGATCATTCTAAAGTTCGACTTGTTGCATATAAACTTAAAGGAGGTGATGTTGCTTGGTGGGAGAGATTATGTGATGACAGAATTAACACTTCCAAGCCTCCTATTC AAGAGAAACTAGTAGCAAGATTTGTGGAGGGTTTGAATACTTTGATTCAAAAAGGAATGGTTCAGTCAGTATTCACCATGGTTGAAGCTATTCAACAGGCGATTAAAATTGAACGTCGACTTCTTCGTTCAACTAAGATCTCCCAACCTAGACAAAGTCGTTACCAAGGTAATTACATACCTAATACTTCATCTCCAAATTTTTATCAAGAAGCTACTCCAATGTATTATTCAAAGTCTTCGTATCAAGATGATAGTAGTCATGCTTATCGTAAACAAGCCTCTACTACTCCTTACACGCCTCCTCCTTTGAATACTGCACCTATTTTACCAACTCCAATGGAGATTCAAGCTGTTCAACAGACTCAAGTTCAACAAAATCGAGCTGCTGCTACTTCTGGAAATCGTTTTCCTAGCAGAaatcaacaacaatttccaccacAACAACAAAGTAATaattcttatgccaagtttctagGAGACAAGTGCAATAAATGTCTACAACCTGGACACACGTCTAGTGAATGTCGAAAAATTAATGCTTTTATTGGAGAtactcagttcattaatgaagtcaatGCTGATTTTAATGAacccgaagaagaagattcacctgaaactcaagatgaagaCGAATTTGTTG TGCATCCTCATCCAGCACCTTACTCTGTAGGATGGGTTAATAAATCAACTACTCAAGATATTACTCACCAATGTTATGTCACTTTCAAGTTTGAAG ATATTCGGGAATTTTGTGAAGACAAAACAAGTGATATTGTAGCTACTATTGTTCGTTCTCTACAACAAAAGCATTCTTTGAACTCCCatgaagaaactaaacctatGATTGAGTTACCTGAAAAAGTTCAACCTTTGTTAACTCACTATAGTGTTTTATTTCCAGCTGAGTTACCAACTTCCTTACCACCATTAAGGGATATTCAACACTGTCTTGATTTTATTCCTGGAGCTTCTCTACCTAATCAAGCACACTACAGGTTGAGTCCTACTGAGCATGAGATTTTGCAAGGTCAAGTGAATGATTTACTTCaaaagggtttgatacgacctagcaacagCCCTTGTGGTATCCCTGCTTTCTTAGTTAGCAAGAAAGATGGTGGATGGAGGATATGTCTCGATTGCAGAACATTAAATCAATTCACAATTCCTTATCGATTTACTATACCTCGTATTGATGACATGATATACTTGCTTTCAGGTTCTATTATATTCACTAAGTTGGACTTACGTAGTGGATATCATCAAATACGAGTTCGAGAAGGAGATGAATGGAAAACAACATTCAAGACGCGTGAAGGATTATATGAATGGCTTGTCATGCCATTTGGATTGTCTAACGCACCAAGTACATTTAT aagatttgtgaagaattttAGCAGTGTTTTTGCACCCCTAACTGACTGCCTCAAGAAAGAGAAGTTTGAATGGACAGAAGCAATGAACATAAGCTTTAATACTCTGAAAGAAAAGCTTTGTACTGCACCAATTCTTGTTTTACCAAATTTCGACAAACCTTTTGAGATAGATTGCGATGCTTCTATTATTGGTATTGGCGCT GCTCTcaagcagtggcatacttattTGATACATAGAGAATTTGTTGTCAATACTGACAACCATGCACTGAAATatttgaatacttctgctaaatTTAACAGGATGCATGATCGATGGTTAGCTACAATCAACAAATATACTTTCTCTGTGAAGCACAAAAGTGGAAAGTTGAACCAAGTTGCCGATGCTCTAAGTAGAAGAAGTCATTTGTTGGTCACAATCCGTAATGAGAGTTTTGCATTTTATTACATCAAAGATATCTATCCAGAGGATGAAGATTTCAGTAAATTATGGAACTTATGCAGTTCTCAAAGTCATGAAGTTGATGATTTTCTCAATCAAGATGGATTTCTTTTTAAAGGTAATCGTTTATGTATTCCGCAAGGTTTCTTTATGTTTACATCTTATACGTGA